In Paenibacillus sonchi, a single genomic region encodes these proteins:
- a CDS encoding helix-turn-helix transcriptional regulator, whose amino-acid sequence MPGACHPPLPQLVTIGHAFWPPGQKHETRSFDVYDMLFVIKGTLYMTEDEVPYEIKAGTMLVLEPGRRHTGHRPCEEITEIYWIHFVHPAPVRTVDSGKIPWSFPYVKGTNLDVAPQQQVMYIPKFTVLHPPGVLPFLEQMVELHQALSPASSLPLQTQLAGLLVQLQAAAKMQYAPRARQLCDQTIAYLQQHLTRPFDARHMEQTLHFRFDYLARCLKTYTGMSPLQYLHDLQIKKAKSLLENMELSVSEVGRQVGIENANYFIRLFRKLTGVTPGSYRQIRNGKA is encoded by the coding sequence TTGCCTGGAGCTTGCCATCCCCCGCTGCCGCAGCTGGTGACCATCGGCCATGCCTTTTGGCCGCCGGGGCAAAAGCATGAAACCCGTTCGTTCGATGTATATGACATGCTGTTTGTCATAAAGGGTACCCTGTATATGACGGAAGATGAGGTGCCCTACGAAATCAAGGCAGGCACCATGCTGGTGCTCGAACCGGGCCGCAGACATACCGGGCATCGTCCTTGTGAAGAAATCACGGAAATTTACTGGATTCATTTTGTTCATCCGGCACCGGTCCGGACGGTTGACAGCGGAAAAATCCCCTGGTCCTTTCCCTATGTCAAAGGGACAAATCTCGATGTGGCTCCGCAGCAGCAGGTGATGTATATTCCGAAGTTTACCGTTTTGCATCCTCCCGGCGTTCTGCCGTTCCTGGAGCAGATGGTGGAGCTTCATCAGGCCTTGTCTCCGGCAAGCTCCTTACCGCTGCAGACGCAGCTTGCCGGTCTTCTGGTCCAATTGCAGGCTGCCGCAAAAATGCAATATGCCCCCCGCGCAAGACAGCTCTGCGATCAGACAATCGCCTACCTCCAGCAGCATCTGACCCGGCCCTTCGACGCCAGGCACATGGAGCAGACGCTTCATTTCCGGTTCGACTATCTCGCCCGGTGCCTCAAAACATACACAGGGATGAGTCCGCTCCAGTATCTGCATGATCTGCAAATCAAGAAGGCCAAATCATTGCTGGAAAACATGGAGCTTTCCGTATCGGAAGTAGGCCGGCAGGTCGGCATTGAAAATGCCAATTACTTCATCCGGCTGTTTCGGAAACTAACTGGAGTCACCCCCGGAAGCTACCGCCAGATCAGGAACGGAAAGGCTTAA